In a single window of the Nodularia spumigena CCY9414 genome:
- a CDS encoding M48 family metallopeptidase, with translation MPTYTGISSEAFRHPLDRQAEEALRNLPGFDLISRKFVEFVYERPQLVYLMGNAIQVGPRQYSTIYQMFRECVRDLDIYPEPALFVVQNPQANSYALGQENPYIVINTGILDLLDEAEIRAVLAHELGHIKCGHTILIQMAMWAMSAASALGELTFGIGNFVSQALIYAFFEWRRKAELTADRAALLVMDDLNTVMSSMMKVSGGCIKYAHECSLPEFIKQSENYHALDDDGLNQVYKFLIYNGAQGTMLSHPFPVERLRYLQEWAVSEEYKQIRRGNYQRSASGAVNVAAETSPQEVETLRQQIEELQQEINKMKKSD, from the coding sequence ATGCCTACTTACACAGGAATCTCCAGCGAAGCCTTCAGGCATCCACTGGATCGCCAAGCCGAAGAAGCTTTACGAAATTTACCGGGATTTGATTTAATATCTCGTAAATTTGTGGAATTTGTCTACGAACGCCCTCAGCTAGTCTATCTAATGGGCAATGCCATCCAAGTAGGTCCACGGCAATATTCCACTATTTACCAGATGTTCCGCGAATGTGTGCGAGATTTGGACATTTACCCAGAACCTGCTTTGTTTGTCGTACAAAATCCCCAAGCCAATAGCTATGCCCTGGGGCAAGAGAATCCTTACATAGTCATAAATACAGGGATACTAGACTTACTCGACGAAGCCGAGATTCGGGCGGTGTTAGCCCATGAACTGGGGCATATTAAATGTGGTCATACTATTTTAATTCAAATGGCGATGTGGGCGATGAGTGCTGCTTCCGCCTTGGGAGAATTAACCTTCGGTATTGGCAATTTCGTCTCTCAAGCTTTGATTTATGCCTTTTTTGAATGGCGACGCAAAGCCGAGTTAACCGCAGACCGGGCAGCTTTGTTAGTCATGGATGACTTAAATACTGTCATGTCATCTATGATGAAAGTTTCTGGCGGCTGTATCAAATATGCTCATGAGTGCAGTTTGCCGGAGTTTATAAAGCAGTCAGAAAATTATCATGCACTTGATGACGATGGACTGAATCAGGTTTATAAATTCTTGATTTACAACGGCGCTCAAGGTACGATGTTGAGCCATCCTTTCCCTGTGGAACGCCTACGGTATTTACAGGAGTGGGCAGTATCAGAAGAATACAAGCAAATTCGCCGAGGAAACTACCAGCGATCGGCATCCGGTGCTGTAAATGTTGCCGCCGAAACCTCGCCACAGGAAGTAGAAACCTTACGACAACAGATTGAAGAATTACAACAAGAAATTAACAAAATGAAAAAATCTGATTAG
- the lysS gene encoding lysine--tRNA ligase codes for MSEEDIRAARLEKVNQLKQLGSNPYAYRWESTHHTAELQAKFVDLPSGEEVDLDVAVAGRIMARRVFGKLAFFTLQDETGTIQLYLEKSRIQECMADVDADAFSHLKQLTDAGDILGVKGTIKRTEKGELSVYVKEYSILTKSLLPLPDKWHGLTDVAKRYRQRYVDLIVNPEVRQTFRRRAQITAGIRRYLTERDFLEIETPVLQSEAGGADARPFVTYHNTLDMQLYLRIATELHLKRLIVGGFEKVFELGRIFRNEGVSTRHNPEFTSIEVYQAYADYHDMMALTEGIITTVAQEVLGTLQITYQGTPIDLSAPWRRVTMHDLVKEYTGLDFNSFSTLEEAKAASKNAGLHGIEDVPSMGKLLNAAFEQKIEENLIQPTFVIDYPVEISPLAKPHRSQPGLVERFELFIVGRETANSFSELTDPVDQRERLEAQAALKAAGDLEAQGVDEDFITALEYGMPPTGGLGIGIDRLVMLLTDCASIRDAIAFPLLKPEGSLIKQFSYNPQIQTLTIEFDSGSVYEYFKVPPSVKEELDNAPSKGQYFNKSIKGKFKHEQLS; via the coding sequence ATGTCGGAAGAAGATATCCGTGCCGCCAGGCTGGAAAAAGTCAACCAACTTAAGCAGCTAGGATCTAATCCTTACGCCTATCGTTGGGAGTCTACTCATCACACAGCCGAATTGCAAGCAAAATTTGTTGATTTACCCAGTGGTGAAGAAGTTGATCTAGATGTTGCCGTTGCTGGACGCATTATGGCGCGTCGTGTTTTCGGTAAACTGGCTTTCTTTACGCTGCAAGATGAAACTGGCACTATTCAACTTTATTTAGAGAAAAGTCGCATCCAAGAATGCATGGCTGATGTTGATGCTGATGCCTTCTCTCACCTCAAACAACTCACAGATGCAGGTGATATTCTGGGTGTCAAAGGCACTATTAAACGGACTGAAAAGGGCGAATTATCTGTCTACGTCAAAGAATACAGCATTCTGACAAAATCCCTGTTGCCTCTACCCGACAAGTGGCATGGTTTAACGGATGTTGCGAAACGCTACCGTCAGCGCTATGTTGATTTGATTGTCAATCCCGAAGTGCGGCAAACCTTCCGCCGTCGCGCCCAAATTACTGCGGGAATTCGTCGCTATTTGACAGAACGGGATTTTCTGGAAATTGAAACTCCTGTTTTGCAAAGTGAAGCTGGCGGTGCTGATGCGCGTCCGTTTGTGACTTACCACAACACCTTAGATATGCAGTTGTATCTGCGAATTGCTACAGAACTGCATCTAAAACGGTTGATTGTCGGTGGTTTTGAGAAAGTCTTTGAATTAGGGCGAATTTTTCGGAATGAGGGCGTATCGACTCGCCACAATCCCGAATTTACCTCAATTGAGGTTTACCAAGCCTATGCTGACTACCACGATATGATGGCGCTGACAGAGGGAATTATTACCACTGTTGCCCAAGAGGTACTCGGCACACTACAAATCACCTACCAAGGCACACCGATAGATTTATCAGCACCTTGGCGACGGGTGACGATGCACGATTTAGTCAAAGAATATACAGGCTTGGATTTCAATTCTTTCTCGACATTGGAAGAAGCGAAAGCAGCTAGTAAAAATGCGGGTCTGCATGGTATAGAAGATGTCCCATCAATGGGCAAACTTCTCAATGCAGCTTTTGAACAAAAGATAGAGGAAAACTTAATTCAGCCGACCTTTGTCATTGATTATCCTGTAGAAATTTCACCCTTAGCTAAACCCCATCGTTCTCAACCTGGTTTGGTAGAACGATTTGAATTATTTATCGTGGGGCGTGAGACTGCTAACAGCTTCTCTGAGTTGACAGACCCAGTAGATCAAAGAGAACGTTTAGAAGCCCAAGCTGCGCTGAAAGCTGCTGGTGATTTAGAAGCCCAAGGTGTTGATGAAGACTTTATCACGGCTTTGGAATATGGAATGCCGCCTACAGGTGGTTTGGGGATTGGTATTGATAGGTTGGTGATGTTATTAACTGATTGTGCCAGTATTCGGGATGCGATCGCCTTTCCGTTACTCAAGCCAGAAGGCAGTTTGATTAAGCAATTTAGCTATAATCCCCAAATTCAAACACTGACCATTGAATTTGATAGTGGTAGTGTTTACGAGTATTTCAAAGTACCTCCTAGCGTCAAAGAAGAGTTAGACAATGCACCGTCTAAAGGTCAATACTTTAACAAATCCATTAAAGGGAAATTTAAGCATGAACAATTGAGTTAA
- a CDS encoding group II intron reverse transcriptase/maturase: MIRHSYKTSESWKALPWKKFRRNLFRLQKRVFKAVQVGDKRKARSLQKLILKSTSARFLAIRQVSQLNAGKKTAGIDGKKSLSFEERFNLEELLKMNSGNWKHQGLREIPIPKKDGTTRMLKIPTIADRAWQCLAKYALEPAHEATFHARSYGFRTGRSAHDAQKYIFLNLNSKANGINKRVIELDIEKCFDRINHSAIMDGIIAPKGLKLGIFRCLKAGVNPEFPQQGTPQGGVVSPLLANIALNGIESIHRYHENQGQRITNKTSVSEITEPSVRYGDHMVIILRPEDDATEILERISEFLRKRGMNVSQKKTKITAATDGFDFLGWHFKVQKNGKFRCNPSVDNFKAFRKKVKHIVNNSNYGATTKAEKLASVVRGWRNYHKFCKMDGSKLSLWFMSHRAYTVFNKEAKQTRHSSKKLIDKAFPKISYSENKHIPVKGTKSPYDGDIAYWSKRNSKLYDGETSKALNKQNHRCASCGLKFIGEEKVHLHHIDGNHANGQKNHLQAIHESCHDYKHMSKSAS, encoded by the coding sequence ATGATTAGACACAGTTACAAAACTAGTGAATCTTGGAAAGCCCTACCGTGGAAGAAATTCCGCCGAAATCTTTTCCGCCTTCAAAAGCGCGTATTTAAAGCGGTTCAAGTTGGAGACAAGCGGAAAGCGCGGTCACTCCAAAAGCTCATTCTAAAATCCACCTCGGCTCGATTTCTGGCAATCAGACAAGTATCTCAGCTAAACGCTGGTAAAAAGACGGCGGGTATTGATGGGAAAAAATCGCTCTCATTTGAAGAACGCTTCAACCTTGAAGAATTACTGAAAATGAATAGTGGAAATTGGAAGCATCAAGGACTACGGGAAATCCCCATCCCTAAGAAGGACGGGACTACCAGAATGCTTAAGATACCCACCATCGCGGATAGAGCTTGGCAATGCCTCGCAAAATATGCACTTGAACCAGCACACGAAGCCACTTTCCACGCCAGGAGTTATGGGTTCAGAACTGGGCGCTCCGCCCATGATGCACAAAAGTACATCTTCCTAAACCTTAACTCCAAAGCTAACGGAATAAATAAGCGAGTAATTGAACTCGATATTGAAAAGTGCTTCGATAGGATTAATCACTCAGCAATAATGGACGGAATCATTGCCCCTAAAGGCTTAAAACTCGGAATATTCCGATGTCTCAAGGCAGGAGTCAACCCAGAATTTCCCCAACAGGGAACACCTCAAGGGGGAGTGGTCAGCCCACTACTAGCAAACATCGCCCTCAACGGGATTGAGAGTATACATAGATACCATGAGAATCAAGGACAGAGAATTACTAACAAAACCTCAGTCAGTGAGATCACCGAGCCATCAGTCCGATACGGAGATCACATGGTTATTATACTTCGACCCGAAGATGATGCGACAGAGATACTTGAAAGAATCAGCGAGTTCCTCCGCAAACGCGGAATGAATGTAAGCCAAAAGAAAACCAAAATTACCGCTGCGACAGATGGGTTTGATTTCCTTGGCTGGCACTTCAAAGTCCAGAAAAACGGAAAGTTTAGATGTAATCCCTCAGTGGATAACTTCAAAGCTTTTCGTAAGAAAGTAAAACACATCGTCAACAACTCGAACTATGGTGCTACCACAAAGGCTGAGAAATTAGCGTCGGTAGTTAGAGGCTGGAGAAATTACCATAAGTTCTGCAAGATGGACGGGTCAAAGTTATCACTTTGGTTTATGAGTCACAGAGCTTACACGGTATTCAACAAGGAAGCAAAACAGACACGCCACTCTAGCAAAAAATTGATAGATAAAGCGTTTCCCAAAATTTCCTACTCCGAAAACAAACACATCCCTGTCAAAGGAACTAAATCACCTTACGACGGAGATATAGCCTATTGGAGCAAACGTAACAGTAAGCTCTATGACGGAGAAACCTCTAAAGCTCTTAACAAGCAAAACCATAGATGTGCTTCCTGTGGTCTGAAATTCATCGGTGAAGAAAAGGTTCACCTGCACCACATCGACGGAAATCATGCCAACGGTCAGAAAAATCATCTACAAGCAATTCACGAGAGTTGTCACGATTACAAGCACATGAGCAAAAGCGCAAGCTAA
- a CDS encoding ArnT family glycosyltransferase — translation MRPFREKEWLLSLVVGSLILWLIFLGNLPLRDWDEGTVAQVAREIWRAPVGSMRWLYPILGDEAYHNKPPLIHLLIAWAYSLGGVNEWTTRLPSAVLTALGVPILYLVGGLVFQQNLPALFAALVYLTMLPIVRHGRLAMLDGASVSFFLLLLFFVLKARQNKRYALGVGICLGLITLTKGMLVLLLGAIACLFLIAERQLTLWKNPSFWAGMLFGIAAPLAWYIAQWQYYGSNFLQINFQAQTFNRLVQSVEGNSGPAWYYLIELIKYGFPWLIFLPGGLHLAIKKRHTTWARLVLIGTIVYFVAISFMRTKLPWYIMPVYPFLALAIGAQLSEVWQHRNSINKYWAVFLAIIAFAGLGGCIYFAVADPQPVLIAMSLVLAISMSVAAWLIKQRDRLFIPVLISGMYLVLALLMSSQSWIWELNETFPVKPVAALIRAHVSPGTKVYTSFAYGRPSLNFYSDCQVVSADVTVLQKMWLEQSYLLLDHASLQNLNLSGGQVLGTSEEFTLIYSLVP, via the coding sequence ATGCGTCCATTCCGAGAAAAAGAATGGCTATTGAGCTTGGTTGTGGGATCTCTGATTCTCTGGCTAATATTTTTGGGAAACTTACCGTTACGTGACTGGGATGAGGGTACTGTAGCACAAGTTGCTCGTGAAATTTGGCGCGCCCCGGTTGGTTCGATGCGTTGGCTTTACCCCATCTTGGGAGATGAAGCATATCACAACAAACCACCTCTCATCCATTTACTAATTGCTTGGGCTTATTCCCTTGGAGGCGTGAATGAGTGGACAACACGCTTACCTAGTGCAGTTTTAACTGCCTTGGGAGTACCTATACTGTACTTAGTCGGAGGTTTGGTTTTTCAGCAAAATTTGCCTGCTTTGTTTGCGGCTTTGGTTTACTTAACAATGTTGCCTATAGTACGTCATGGTAGACTGGCGATGCTAGATGGCGCGAGTGTTTCTTTTTTCCTCTTATTGTTATTTTTTGTCCTCAAAGCTCGTCAAAATAAACGGTATGCTCTCGGTGTGGGTATTTGCTTGGGGCTAATTACTCTGACAAAGGGGATGCTAGTTTTATTGCTGGGTGCGATCGCTTGTTTATTTCTGATTGCCGAGAGACAATTAACATTGTGGAAAAATCCCTCTTTCTGGGCGGGAATGTTATTCGGTATTGCTGCACCTTTGGCTTGGTATATTGCCCAATGGCAATATTATGGCAGTAATTTCTTACAAATAAACTTTCAGGCACAAACCTTTAACCGTCTTGTGCAGTCTGTGGAAGGTAATAGTGGCCCTGCTTGGTACTATTTAATTGAGTTAATTAAATATGGTTTTCCCTGGCTGATATTTTTACCAGGAGGTTTACATCTAGCTATAAAAAAACGTCATACTACTTGGGCGCGTCTCGTTCTCATCGGGACAATTGTTTATTTTGTCGCCATTTCTTTCATGAGAACAAAACTCCCCTGGTATATTATGCCTGTTTATCCCTTTTTAGCTTTAGCAATTGGGGCGCAACTGAGCGAAGTTTGGCAGCATCGGAATTCAATTAACAAATATTGGGCAGTATTTTTAGCTATTATTGCTTTCGCAGGTTTAGGAGGATGTATTTACTTTGCTGTTGCAGATCCTCAGCCTGTGTTGATAGCTATGAGTCTGGTTTTGGCTATCAGTATGAGTGTAGCAGCTTGGCTAATTAAACAGCGCGATCGCTTGTTTATTCCCGTCCTAATTTCGGGAATGTATTTAGTTTTAGCACTATTAATGAGTTCCCAATCTTGGATTTGGGAGTTAAACGAAACCTTTCCGGTAAAGCCTGTGGCGGCATTAATTCGCGCCCATGTTTCCCCAGGAACCAAAGTTTATACTTCTTTTGCTTATGGTCGTCCTAGTTTAAATTTTTATTCTGATTGTCAAGTCGTTTCCGCAGATGTTACAGTTTTACAAAAAATGTGGTTAGAGCAATCTTATTTGCTATTAGATCATGCCAGTTTACAGAATCTCAATTTATCTGGCGGTCAAGTTTTAGGCACATCTGAAGAGTTTACGTTAATTTATTCACTAGTTCCATAA
- the dxr gene encoding 1-deoxy-D-xylulose-5-phosphate reductoisomerase, whose translation MKAITLVGSTGSIGTQTLDIVTQYPDQFRIVGLAAGSNVEILAAQIRQFRPSIAAISAEEKLPELQEAIKDLDPQPILLAGISGVIEVARYGDAETVVTGIVGCAGLLPTIAAIEAGKDIALANKETLIAGGPVVLPLVEKHGVKLLPADSEHSAIFQCLQGIPKGGLRRILLTASGGAFRDWDVEKLAEVTVADALKHPNWSMGRKITVDSATLMNKGLEVIEAHFLFGLDYPDIDIVIHPQSIIHSLIELQDTSVLAQLGWPDMRLPLLYALSWPERIYTDWERLDLVKAGNLTFREPDHQKYPCMQLAYAAGKAGGSMPAVLNAANEQVVALFLEEKIKFLDIPRCIELVCDRHQNDNCTNPSLDDILAADKWARQEVLTAANKLESPSQVISLHPTTR comes from the coding sequence GTGAAAGCTATTACTCTTGTTGGTTCTACTGGCTCCATCGGTACTCAAACTTTAGATATCGTTACTCAGTATCCCGATCAGTTTCGCATTGTCGGATTGGCTGCTGGGAGCAATGTGGAGATTTTGGCGGCTCAAATTCGGCAGTTTCGGCCAAGTATTGCGGCGATTTCGGCTGAGGAAAAATTACCAGAACTCCAGGAAGCTATCAAAGACCTTGACCCGCAACCGATTTTACTCGCTGGTATTTCGGGAGTGATAGAAGTCGCCCGTTATGGTGATGCCGAAACCGTGGTGACGGGTATTGTGGGCTGTGCTGGTTTATTACCGACCATCGCGGCTATTGAAGCTGGTAAAGATATCGCTTTGGCGAATAAAGAAACTTTGATTGCTGGTGGTCCTGTGGTTCTACCTTTAGTAGAAAAGCATGGTGTCAAACTATTACCGGCTGATTCTGAGCATTCAGCAATATTTCAATGCCTTCAAGGTATTCCCAAGGGTGGCTTGCGGCGAATTTTGCTCACGGCTTCTGGTGGGGCTTTCCGAGATTGGGATGTAGAAAAGTTAGCCGAGGTGACGGTTGCTGATGCTCTGAAGCATCCTAACTGGTCGATGGGGAGGAAAATCACCGTAGACTCGGCGACTTTGATGAACAAGGGTCTGGAGGTAATTGAGGCGCATTTTCTGTTTGGCTTGGATTATCCAGATATTGATATTGTCATTCATCCCCAGAGCATTATTCACTCGCTGATTGAGTTGCAGGATACATCTGTTTTAGCTCAACTCGGTTGGCCGGATATGCGCTTACCTTTACTCTATGCTTTATCTTGGCCTGAGCGCATTTACACTGACTGGGAACGGCTGGATTTGGTGAAGGCAGGGAATTTAACTTTCCGTGAACCAGACCACCAGAAGTATCCTTGTATGCAGTTGGCTTATGCTGCTGGTAAGGCTGGGGGTTCGATGCCGGCTGTGTTAAATGCTGCTAATGAGCAGGTTGTGGCGTTATTTTTAGAGGAGAAAATTAAATTTTTAGATATTCCCCGATGTATCGAATTGGTGTGCGATCGCCATCAAAATGATAACTGTACAAATCCTTCTTTAGATGACATTTTAGCAGCAGATAAATGGGCAAGACAAGAAGTTTTAACTGCGGCTAACAAGTTAGAATCTCCTTCGCAGGTAATTTCGTTACACCCAACAACTCGATAA
- a CDS encoding DUF1815 family protein translates to MFLRLAHQHRQFVQDLVMNLQALAIVLERRGYPASCYTCGDQMNSASFMVSLGDNHLIRFLVSDYGITWTEMRDDRELMKLEGAEAINQLQELANLVKESTPASSGNKTLAKKC, encoded by the coding sequence GTGTTTCTGAGACTAGCGCATCAACACCGACAATTCGTCCAAGACTTGGTAATGAACCTACAAGCCTTGGCAATTGTACTAGAACGACGGGGATATCCTGCGTCCTGTTATACCTGTGGCGACCAGATGAATAGTGCTTCATTTATGGTCAGCTTGGGCGACAATCACTTGATTCGATTCTTGGTATCCGATTACGGGATTACTTGGACGGAAATGCGAGATGACCGCGAATTAATGAAATTAGAGGGTGCAGAGGCAATTAATCAGTTGCAAGAGCTGGCTAATCTTGTCAAAGAATCTACACCAGCTAGTTCAGGTAATAAAACCCTGGCCAAAAAGTGTTAG
- a CDS encoding polysaccharide deacetylase family protein, which yields MENNKLFLWPQGILIALVALSVTFSVGLMLLIKPNASEAQSRQSIDINNLYAAKVGTQQRIEGFKAIMLTSLQQEANIKGFASAAPPSFQGAIIKAVKLNQGPKVIALTFDDGPWPETTSQTLDILKKNNIKGTFFVVGRNVKNYPHLAKRVVAEGHAIANHTWHHWYHFMNTKAAAYEVDHTTDVIYKTTGVKTNLFRPPGGIMHNGVTAYARKSKYAIIMWSSDSLDYSRPSVPQLVNNVFRNATPGGIVLMHDGGGNRSQTVQALPQIISKFRQQGYSFVTVPELLAMQEKEHQLIANKK from the coding sequence GTGGAAAATAATAAGTTGTTTCTTTGGCCACAAGGAATACTAATTGCCTTAGTTGCTCTGAGTGTTACTTTTAGCGTTGGTTTAATGTTACTCATCAAGCCCAATGCTTCTGAAGCACAGAGCCGACAAAGTATAGATATTAATAATTTATATGCTGCTAAAGTTGGAACTCAGCAGCGCATTGAGGGATTTAAGGCGATTATGCTCACCAGTTTACAGCAAGAAGCAAACATTAAGGGTTTTGCCTCTGCTGCACCACCAAGCTTTCAAGGAGCAATCATTAAAGCTGTGAAACTTAATCAAGGGCCAAAAGTCATTGCTCTGACCTTTGATGATGGACCCTGGCCAGAAACCACTTCACAAACGTTAGATATTCTGAAAAAGAATAATATTAAAGGTACATTTTTTGTCGTTGGCAGAAATGTCAAGAATTATCCCCACCTAGCCAAGCGGGTGGTTGCTGAAGGTCACGCTATTGCTAATCATACTTGGCATCATTGGTATCATTTTATGAATACCAAGGCGGCTGCTTACGAAGTCGATCACACAACAGACGTAATTTATAAAACTACTGGTGTCAAAACCAATTTGTTTCGACCACCAGGGGGAATTATGCACAATGGGGTAACTGCTTACGCGAGGAAGAGTAAGTATGCCATTATCATGTGGTCATCTGATTCATTAGACTATTCGCGTCCCAGTGTCCCACAGTTAGTCAATAATGTTTTTAGAAACGCCACACCCGGAGGTATTGTGCTGATGCATGATGGTGGTGGTAATCGCTCCCAAACGGTGCAAGCTTTACCACAAATTATTAGTAAGTTTCGTCAGCAAGGCTATAGTTTTGTAACTGTTCCAGAACTTTTAGCAATGCAAGAAAAGGAGCATCAATTGATAGCAAATAAAAAGTAA
- a CDS encoding helicase C-terminal domain-containing protein, whose protein sequence is MIEAEVHLSLHNFLRSQSGFPSWPHHLTMARLVARALRLGRSALIQVGAVSGYQGRYRTSFVASALMWHGPVIIVAPAAVQQRLLQVEIPRLQPWLQANKPIRTGEVWPGNDFQALLLTSPEAWLKGQFTSADSFPPGIPTIIDGVDDLEDWVRDQLTQDIQPQDWDQLMLACPDQAEIIRSTRAQLTHKLFQHPVNPYQCYLISQSEVDILSDLYSQLESVETLPDPWKDFWQQFSTSNENLPPSNLFWATIARRQGLFSLHYTPIELGESLKAIWQRQPVVLIGSALEPETEAPLFRQRLGLDDVTCLKFSNDHQGTAIQLYVPHKLPLPNTPEFQAAFIHKVRTLLCLSAAAPGLTVVLVGDVPLKAQVGAILASEFGTRVQVEKTCLDENGILISGWEFWRSHQSVLPAPHLLIIATLPLPSLENPLVAGRVAHYKRSHQDWFRLFLLPEALNELQRAIAPVRESQGIVALLDSRVVNRSYGAQVLAVLSPLARINYLDPSLFSHPSEEDPG, encoded by the coding sequence GTGATTGAGGCTGAAGTTCATTTGTCACTACATAACTTCCTGCGATCGCAGTCGGGGTTTCCTTCCTGGCCCCATCATTTAACGATGGCCAGGTTGGTAGCACGCGCCTTGCGTCTAGGACGTAGTGCCTTAATTCAAGTTGGGGCGGTTTCTGGCTATCAAGGTCGTTATCGCACTAGTTTTGTGGCATCGGCTTTGATGTGGCATGGCCCTGTAATTATTGTCGCCCCAGCAGCAGTACAGCAACGTCTTCTGCAAGTGGAAATTCCCCGCCTCCAGCCGTGGCTACAAGCGAACAAACCCATCAGAACAGGTGAAGTTTGGCCGGGAAATGATTTTCAAGCATTACTCCTCACTTCTCCTGAAGCTTGGTTAAAAGGGCAGTTCACATCTGCTGATAGTTTTCCTCCAGGCATTCCCACAATTATTGATGGGGTCGATGATCTAGAAGATTGGGTACGTGATCAGCTTACCCAAGATATTCAACCCCAAGACTGGGATCAACTCATGTTAGCTTGTCCTGACCAAGCCGAGATCATTCGTTCTACGCGGGCGCAACTCACACACAAACTTTTTCAGCACCCAGTTAATCCATATCAGTGCTATCTCATTTCCCAGTCAGAAGTAGACATTTTAAGTGATCTCTATTCACAACTGGAGTCAGTAGAAACATTGCCAGATCCCTGGAAAGATTTTTGGCAGCAATTCTCTACCAGTAATGAAAATCTCCCCCCATCTAATCTCTTCTGGGCAACGATCGCCCGTCGTCAAGGGTTATTTTCTTTACATTACACCCCGATTGAATTAGGCGAAAGTCTCAAGGCTATTTGGCAGAGGCAACCAGTAGTATTAATTGGTAGTGCCTTGGAACCAGAAACTGAAGCCCCTTTGTTTCGTCAGCGTTTGGGTTTAGATGACGTAACTTGTTTGAAGTTTTCTAATGATCATCAAGGGACTGCTATTCAATTGTATGTCCCCCATAAGTTGCCTTTACCCAATACCCCAGAGTTTCAAGCGGCATTTATTCACAAGGTTCGGACACTGCTTTGTCTGAGTGCCGCAGCCCCAGGTTTAACGGTAGTATTAGTGGGAGATGTGCCACTGAAGGCTCAAGTCGGTGCTATTTTGGCTTCTGAGTTTGGTACACGGGTACAGGTGGAAAAAACTTGTTTGGATGAGAATGGGATTTTAATCAGTGGCTGGGAATTTTGGCGATCGCATCAATCGGTTTTACCAGCACCCCATCTATTAATTATTGCCACGTTGCCGTTACCATCTTTAGAAAATCCTTTGGTAGCTGGTAGAGTTGCTCATTACAAGCGATCGCATCAGGATTGGTTTCGGTTATTTTTGTTACCAGAGGCTTTGAATGAATTACAACGAGCGATCGCACCAGTCCGAGAAAGTCAAGGTATTGTGGCTTTACTAGATAGCCGTGTAGTTAACCGGAGCTATGGCGCACAAGTCCTGGCTGTTCTTAGTCCTTTGGCACGGATTAACTACCTTGATCCCAGCTTGTTTTCCCATCCGAGTGAGGAAGATCCCGGATAA
- a CDS encoding DUF2839 domain-containing protein has protein sequence MRRIIPYIDSTKTTLGNNYGQDTRILPWVPITKTQSQKFMELTTRSTWFCIGAIVVAWITIRFIGPAFGWWQVVY, from the coding sequence GTGCGAAGGATAATACCTTACATCGACTCAACCAAAACTACACTGGGAAATAACTACGGTCAAGATACACGCATCTTACCTTGGGTTCCCATCACCAAAACCCAATCCCAAAAGTTTATGGAGTTGACTACTCGTAGTACCTGGTTCTGTATTGGTGCGATCGTTGTAGCATGGATAACTATTCGTTTTATCGGTCCTGCTTTTGGTTGGTGGCAAGTAGTCTATTAA
- a CDS encoding acyl-CoA thioesterase, whose product MSKKQPNPAQLPPTSAIDLPSNQEFESWFEYPVRVQPHHTDYAGVVWHGTYLTWMEEARVECLRSIGIEFADLVALGCDLPVVELSVRYHRSIQLGMAVIVKTRMIEVTGVRINWDYGIVSTDGQELYVTAKVTLVALDRERGKIMRRLPATVQDALAKISTIHNN is encoded by the coding sequence ATGTCTAAAAAACAACCAAATCCAGCACAATTACCACCAACCAGCGCCATTGATCTTCCATCGAACCAGGAATTTGAGAGTTGGTTTGAATATCCGGTGAGAGTGCAACCCCATCATACTGACTATGCAGGTGTTGTCTGGCATGGTACTTATTTAACTTGGATGGAAGAAGCAAGAGTAGAATGTTTGAGATCCATCGGCATTGAATTTGCTGATTTAGTGGCGTTAGGCTGCGATTTACCGGTTGTAGAACTTTCAGTACGCTATCACCGTTCCATTCAGTTAGGTATGGCTGTAATTGTCAAAACACGCATGATTGAAGTGACTGGTGTCCGCATCAACTGGGATTATGGGATTGTCTCAACTGATGGACAAGAACTATATGTCACAGCTAAGGTGACGTTAGTAGCATTAGACCGCGAAAGAGGTAAGATAATGCGTCGCCTACCTGCAACTGTTCAGGACGCGTTAGCCAAGATTTCCACTATACACAATAATTAG